A stretch of Phycisphaerae bacterium DNA encodes these proteins:
- a CDS encoding carboxymuconolactone decarboxylase family protein — protein MPDKNLVSKAYQTFLKEAPGHSQAWIDMIHKISRTGALDEKTAALCYLSVLAALRLESGVAFHVQQAKKCGASREEVISAILLGLPPAGLGVIQALPPAIEAYDGQSASGDS, from the coding sequence ATGCCCGACAAGAACCTGGTCAGCAAGGCCTATCAGACCTTCCTGAAGGAAGCGCCCGGCCACTCGCAGGCGTGGATCGACATGATCCACAAGATCTCCCGCACCGGCGCCCTCGACGAAAAGACCGCCGCCCTGTGCTATCTATCGGTCCTGGCCGCCCTGCGGCTCGAAAGCGGCGTCGCCTTTCACGTCCAGCAGGCCAAAAAATGCGGGGCCAGCCGCGAAGAGGTCATCAGCGCCATCCTCCTGGGCCTGCCCCCCGCCGGCCTCGGCGTCATCCAGGCCCTGCCGCCGGCCATCGAAGCGTATGACGGCCAATCGGCGTCGGGCGACTCCTGA
- a CDS encoding sigma-54-dependent Fis family transcriptional regulator codes for MNAIKGSILVVEDEAPHAEAIAEGLRRFGFECRIAESGADAVEQLDEQPFDVVITDYKLGGAIDGMEVIRRTKKKWPETEVILITAHGSEQLARDALRQERAFDYLVKPIDLDEIRDLADRAAKQAQSNREHFVIRRRLDEPAEFRNIVAVSPQMQRILRLVKQVAPTNITVLLQGESGTGKDLLARAIHEHSPRSDRRMVTLDCAGLSEGVLESELFGHVKGAFTGAISSRKGRFEYADGSTLFLDEIGEMPLTMQAKLLRVLETREIVPVGSNDPVRVDVRLVSATNRDLAKAVEEEKFRQDLYFRLKSVTLRIPPLRERREDIPVMIEQFIRNSNETHGRAIKGISPDAREMLIGYDWPGNVRELRNVIDSMVVLTAEQILGVEDVPEEIRQQAGAARSTAIVPLTSMAGQTLEQLEKEHIQNTLEITRGNREQAAKILGIAPRTLYRKIKEYGL; via the coding sequence GTGAACGCGATCAAGGGCTCCATCCTGGTGGTCGAGGACGAGGCTCCGCACGCTGAGGCCATCGCCGAGGGCCTGCGCCGCTTCGGCTTCGAATGCCGGATCGCCGAAAGCGGCGCCGACGCCGTCGAACAACTCGACGAGCAGCCGTTCGACGTGGTCATCACCGACTATAAACTCGGCGGAGCGATCGACGGCATGGAGGTCATCCGCCGCACCAAAAAGAAGTGGCCGGAAACCGAGGTCATCCTCATCACCGCCCACGGCAGCGAACAACTCGCCCGCGACGCCCTCCGCCAGGAGCGGGCTTTCGACTATCTGGTCAAGCCGATCGACCTCGACGAGATTCGCGATCTGGCCGACCGCGCGGCCAAGCAGGCCCAGTCCAACCGCGAACACTTCGTGATCCGCCGGCGGCTCGACGAGCCGGCTGAGTTCCGCAACATCGTCGCGGTCAGTCCGCAGATGCAGCGGATCCTGCGGCTCGTCAAACAGGTCGCGCCGACCAACATCACCGTGCTGCTCCAGGGCGAATCCGGCACGGGCAAGGACCTGCTGGCCCGGGCCATCCACGAGCACTCGCCGCGCAGCGACCGGCGCATGGTCACCCTCGACTGCGCCGGCCTCAGCGAAGGCGTGCTGGAGTCCGAGCTCTTCGGCCACGTGAAGGGGGCGTTCACCGGTGCCATCTCGTCGCGAAAGGGCCGCTTCGAATACGCCGACGGCAGCACGCTGTTTCTCGATGAGATCGGGGAGATGCCGCTGACCATGCAGGCCAAGCTGCTCCGCGTCCTGGAGACCCGCGAGATCGTGCCGGTCGGCTCGAACGATCCGGTCCGCGTCGACGTGCGGCTGGTCAGCGCCACCAACCGCGATCTGGCCAAAGCCGTCGAGGAGGAAAAGTTCCGCCAGGACCTGTACTTCCGCCTCAAGAGCGTCACGCTCCGCATCCCGCCGCTCCGCGAGCGGCGAGAGGACATCCCCGTCATGATCGAGCAGTTCATCCGCAACTCGAACGAGACCCACGGCCGGGCGATCAAGGGCATCAGTCCGGACGCCCGCGAGATGCTTATCGGCTACGACTGGCCGGGCAACGTCCGCGAGCTGCGCAACGTCATCGACTCGATGGTTGTGCTCACAGCCGAGCAAATTCTCGGCGTCGAGGACGTGCCCGAGGAAATCCGCCAGCAGGCCGGCGCCGCCCGCTCCACCGCCATCGTCCCGCTGACCTCGATGGCCGGGCAGACCCTCGAACAGCTCGAAAAGGAGCACATCCAGAACACCCTCGAGATCACCCGCGGCAACCGCGAACAAGCCGCCAAGATCCTCGGCATCGCCCCGCGGACCCTCTATCGCAAGATCAAGGAATACGGGCTCTGA